The DNA sequence TCTCATTAGGGAATTCCGTGCGGAAAATGCGGATGACCTCTATCGTGCGGTATCGGGTATAGCATGGGAGGATTATATAGCAAGTGATGAATATATCTGTGTGACATCCAGCGTGGATAATCCAACGATTACGACCTCGTTATTTGCCAATGTAAAGTGCAAAGATGCGATCGTGGACAGGATCAAGAGAAAGTGCGGAAAGCGTCCTGATTCGGGACCTGAAAGAGATAGGGTTGTGGTGAACCTGTACTGGAAGGATAATAACTGTTCAATCTATCTTGACACCTCAGGGGAACCCCTCTCCAGACGCAGCTACAGAAAGATTCCATTGACGGCTCCCATGCAGGAGACTCTTGCGGCTGCTGTTATCATGGCTACAGGATGGAACGGCGCCGGCCACTTTATCAATCCAATGTGCGGCAGCGGCACACTTGCCATCGAGGCCGCCATAGCAGGTCTGAACAGGGCTTCAGGGATATTAAGAGACAATTACGGGTTTATGCATCTGAAGGGATTTAATGAACATCTTTGGAATGAACTCCGCACACAGGCGAAAAAAGAGGCCAGGAAGACCATGGATTGCAGGATTATTGCTTCTGATAACAGGAGAGATGCAGTAGATGCCGCAAGAAAGAATGCTGATACCGCCGGCGTGGGACACCTTATTGAATTTTCTGTATGTGATTATTCCGAAACCTCAATCCCGGACGGCAGCGGAATAGTCATCCTAAACCCCGAATATGGAGAAAGAATGGGGATGGTAGAAGAGCTTGAGAGAGTGTACAAGGGAATCGGCGACTTTATGAAACAGAAGTGCAAAGGATATACCGGATATATCTTTACAGGAAATCCTGACCTGGCAAAAAAAGTGGGATTGAAGGCAAAAAGAAGGGTGCCCTTTTATAACGGCCCCATTGAATGTAGACTCCTTGAGTATCCATTGTATGAGGGGAGCAGGGAAAAATAATGACACCTGCTCTTCCATAACCTGCCTGTCCTCTTGTATGTCCTGTTGAAGTATTGAGTATAGCAAAAGGTATACCCTGCATCATCTTACTTTCTAAGCTTATCTCAATGATTTTACATATATAAATGACGGTGTAAGGAGTAAAAATGCCTATTTCTTGAAATCATTCCCATTGTAAATCAAAAGGATAGCGTGCCCGACCCCTAACTCTGCTGTTGTGGTGGTGCGAGAACACCTTCAATGATGTCAGTATTCTGAGAATCTATTATTTCCCAATTATCGTCTTTGCGGACTACGAGATTCATCAAAATTCCCTTCCTCATGGGAAGGACTTCTCCAGACGGCCCTACGTGGCCTGTCAGTTCCCACGAGGAGCGAGCGATGGCAACATCTGACTTCACGAAGCGGACGGCAATGTTGGCTATCGTGAGGCGACTGTTCTTGAACATAGAAGCATGTGTTGCCTCGTGAGCGCGTTTTATCTGCTCCCGGCCTTTCCACCACAGACCGACGACATTGACGAATTCGGCATCCTCGGCGAACAACCGGGCGAACTCCTCCATGTCATGCCGATTCCATCAGTCGCCAAACGCGTATATCACGTTCTTAATGTCCTGTAGATCATTGTTCATTTCTTCGTCTCCTTTAGTTTCTGATTACCAAACCGCAATAACATACCGTTCAGATTGTATTCAGATGTTCAACCTGCCGGCAAAATGCCACAGATGAGCCAGTGCCCTATTACGAGAGGCTACGCTGCATCTTGGATTTCTTCCGGTTTAATCCAAGCTATCTTACCATCACGCCAGACTGCTACAAGATTTCCAGCCTGTTTATGTTTCAATAAGGCTTCTTGAACGCCACGGGCCAGCGCCTGTGTGATTATCTCTTTATTTTCAAATAGCTCAGAAATTCTATCATTTTCTTCTGCCATTGTATTTCTCCTCTATCTGCTTCCATATCTCTGAATTACCAATATAAATACCATCTTCCTTAGTATTTGAAGCTATCAAATCCGGACTACCTGCAACTGAATTATCATAAAAATACCATGATTCTGTCAAGGGCCGGTAAAGTTGAAAGAAATTTCTCATGCCCGCATAATACCGGCGTCGGACAATCTCTTCAGGTACATTATGACCACCTATTCGGACACGCTCTTGCACACGAGCAAGGGCAAGTTCAGGACTCGGCAACCATAGAAAAACTAAATGACATACGTAACCTGTTTTGCGTAATTCTTCAATCCAATATGCGAACGCCCGGATGGCAAGGGTTGTTTCAAAAGCAAAATTTACCTTTTCCTTTGCTAAGTAATGCAGGCGTTCAAGCATAATACGCCCTGCGTGAAAGGCGGCTGCCTCAGGCTGAAAGGCTGATAAACCCTGAGCAATCACATCTGCATTAACGAATTCCATTACCCCAAGTGTCCCTTGAAGCAGTGAAGGAGCAGTCGTTGATTTCCCTGCCCCATTTGGCCCTGAAATTACTATAATATGTGGATGTACTGTCATTCGTATATTATGAATAGGACTTTGTTTTTATGTGATTAAAATAGCAACATGGTGTTTATGTGTCAATTAAAAATGTACAATCTCCCCTTTTAGCTGTTCAAACTTAGTCTTCTGTAAAGGGCACAAGAAAGCCCTGAAGACAGGGGCTTCACTCAGCCCTGAGACAGCAAATGGATGTCTGGTCACTTTATTAAAGTGGACCAAAGAAGGATTTAAAAAGGTAGAACAGGGACAGATGATATAACGTACCACCGTAGACAATAAAACCGGAGCAGGAGGGAAATCTCCGTTTTCCTCTTGACTTTACTTATCATAGATGTCCCTAATTTACTTTTAATCACTTTTGAAGCTTAAGTTACTCTTTGCCGTTTTATCGAGATCACCGGCTAATTCATTGAGTGCTTTCTTTGCCGTTAGATACAACTGGTTTTCCTTCTTTTTTCGATCTTCCTCCGGAAGCGCTTTGATGGCCTTTTTGTCGACACTGACGAAGACGGTATCGTCCCACATTGACTTTCCATCCAGCGTGCTGATCAACTGTGCTTCAAGCGTGACGGGCGCATAATACTTGTTGAAAAGGAAGGAGCTACCGCCCCAAACCAAGATCTCTTGACCAACTTCCTCCAGTGCAAGCGCAATACCAACCCAAGTGTTGTGAACCAGTTTGGCGGCCAAGACTCCTTGCACCATGCCCTCCACGACTCCGGTGCCAATCAGATAGGTAAGCCACTTTCTTTTCATTTTCCCGTATCCCGCCAATCTGACCAGCAACACAGCTTGCACGTCGCGTCCGATCTTCAATTTGTCGAATTCCTTAGCGCTCCATGCTTGCGGAGCAGCGGGCGCCAAAATGCTGGTGTTGGCCCCGGAAGATTCAATGGGAACTATTTCAATATATTCGCTCTCGATCAATCTTGAATTCAGGGCGCGAGTTAGTTGCTCACCTACATTTTTCATCTGCTCTTGAATAAGTTTATTTTCATCGGCGCCCCCGGACGGCGATGTCGTGATATCTGATATTTTCCCGATCTCCGCCGTTACCTCTATGGGCAATACTGCGATATGGAATTTTTTGTTGTGCTCGGCGGTAACCCCGTGTTGTGCCCAAGTTGCGCAGCCAGAAAATAGACAGGCCATTAGAACGCAGATTAATAGCTTCAAAAGCTTCATTGTCATGATGAGAGCCTAACTATTTATTAACAGGCAAATTTGCATGATATTACTATGTTAGCATGGTCTTCGGGCAGTTTTGCCTGATGCCAATATCAAGGCATTATGCCTTGATAACGATACTATAAAAGAGTTACACATGCAGAGTCAAGGCCAAAAAACAAACATACTTGACCAAGGCCGCAGCACGATGAGCCTTAATATAATTTACAGACTTGCCTCCACAGCCTTTATAGCATCCGCTGCCGAACTTGTTATACCGCCTGTATAACCTGAACCTTCGCCTATCGGGTAGAGGTTTTTTATATTTACTGGTTCATATTTTCCAGTGCGTTTTATTCTTATAGGGGAGGACGTTCTTGTCTCTGCACCTAACAATATCGCATGGTCTGAAACAAACAGAGGATAATATTCATTCATCCCGTCTTTTTCAAAGGGTATCAGCAGACTGCTTATTATTAAATCCAGGGAACACCCTCATCTCTGTCAGTTATAAACCAGATTCCCGTTTTCACGGGAATGACGACTTTTGCAAGAGCCTCAGAATAGATTGACATTGTATATGCAATAGCAATATAATTAATTCATGATAATCTGGGATGAAGATAAAAATAAAAAACTAAAATTAGAACGGAATATATCTTTTGAAACTATTTCTGAAATTATTTTAGGAAAAAAGTATCTGGACATTCTGGAACATCCCTCCAAAAATAATCAGTTGATTTTTATTATAGAATTGAATAATTACATTTACTCGGTGTCATTTGTTGTAGACGCTGAATCAAATATTATTTTAAAAACTGTTTATCCAAGCCGAAAACTTCAGAAAAAATATAAGGAGTAACTACCATGGCTGATGTTAAATTAGATGAATACGAAAAAGATATTGAGGAAAATATTCTGAAATATAAAAGAGCCTCAAAAAGCAAAGTTGCGAAAATAGAACAAATAATAAAAAAAGCAGGCGAGAAAAGAAATATAAGCCTCAGTGTTAACAGTCAAGATTTGGATCAACTGAAATTAAAAGCTGAAAAAGAAGGTGTGCCATATCAAACGCTTATTTCAAGCATCCTTCATAAGTTTGTTACAGACAGGCTCGTTGATCAAAATGAAATAATAAAGAGCATTCAATTGCTTAAAAATCAAGTGAAATGCTAACAAGGCGCTGCACCGGGTCTATAACATTAGGTGTTCAAACGCAAGATATATGCGTTTACAGACTTGCCTCCACAGCCCTTATAGCATCCGCTGCAGAACTCGTTATACCGCCTGTATAACCTGAACCTTCGCCTATCGGGTAGAGGTTTTTTATATTTACTGATTCATATTTTCCCGTGCGTTTTATTCTTACAGGGGAGGAGGTTCTTGTTTCTGCACCTAACAATATTGCATGGTCTGAAACAAACAGAGGGTAATCCTCTTTCCATCTTTTAAATGCGTTTAAAAGCGGCCCGGATATAAAGTCTGGAAGGATTCCTTTCATATCAGCAGATGCGGCCCCCATCTTAAATGAATTTTTATTTAAGTTGACAGATGGCTTACCGGATAAAAAATCTATCAGGTTCTGTGCAGGGACTTGCCATCTTCCTCCTCCTGCATCAAATGCTTTGCGCTCTATGGCCTTCTGGAACTCAATACCGGCCAATGGATCAGTTGATTTATAATCATCTGTATGACAGGTTACAACAAGGGCTGAATTTGAGAATTCTGAAGACCTGTTTGAGTAGCTCATGCCGTTTACAACCAACATGCCATTTTCAGATGAGGCATTTATTACCTCACCTCCGGGGCACATGCAGAATGTATACACCCCGCGTCCTGCTTTTCGATTGGTGTAGTTGAATGAATAGGCCGCAGCCCCTATGCCGCAAAAATCCTTGTACTTATTTCCATACCTTATAAGATTGATAATTTCAGCAGGATGCTCTATTCTTACCCCGACTAAAATCGGCTTCTGCTCAATAGCGATCCCTTTTTTGTGAAACATCTCATAAGAGTCCCGTGCAGAATTGCCCACCGCAAGATAGAGAGTTGAAGAACGATACTCCTTCTCCCCGTTTATTACTACGCCTGAGACTGTATCACCTGATATAAGGATGTCAGTTACTTTGGAGCTATAATGTATCTCTCCGCCTCTTTCAAGGATATGGTCCCTTATATTACGAACTATTCTGCACAAGACGTCCGTACCGAGATGAGGTTTTCTGATGTACCCTATCTCTTCAGGGGCACCGAATTTTATAAAGGTATCCAGCACCCTGTTTATGTGTTTCGTATTTTTTGTCCTGGAAAACAGCTTGCCATCCGAGTATGAACCTGCGCCGCCTTCACCAAACTGGATATTTGATTCAGGGTTTAACACCCTTTCTTTAATAAATCTCTGAACATCAATGGAGCGCTCTTCTATTCTTTTACCCCTTTCAAATATCAGAGGTCTAATCCCATAATCAATAAGCTCAAGGGCTGCGAACATTCCGGCAGGGCCGAACCCTGCTATTACAGGTCTCTCTTTGATGTTTTTTGATGTTCTGCCAGTTGTGATCTCTTTAGTGTATACAGGGAGGTTTCCCTTGTTATCGAAGAGAGGAGGAGTGGTGACAACTATTGAAATCTCGTAGTAGAACTGATCTTTACAGCTCAAATCAAGTAATTTATTCAGAATTTTAACGAATTTTATATCCTGTTCATTAATGTTCAGCCTTTGCGAAGCGGCCTTCAGATATTCATCTATCCCGTCTTTTTCAACGGGTATCCGCAGCCTGCTTATTATTAAGTTCAGGAAACACCTCCTTCTCTGCTAGTGAAATTATTAATCCGGCAATTAAACTGATGATATAATTTATATGCAGGTACTGCAAGGGGCGAGAATAAATGTTCTAATCCTGCGTGATAAAAAATCAGAAAAGTAAAATTATTTTTGGAACATCAGCCGGAGAATATTCTGGCGGACATCTGTCTTGACAAATGTCCAATGCACTATTATACTTTGCCATAGAAAAATCATGGTTTGGAGGTAATCGTTATGCAGACAAAAGAAGTAGTCAGGAAGAGGGTCCATGTAAAGCCACGTAAAGATGCCAAAGCACTAAAAAAGAGTAGTACGCTTAAAATTATTACACACTGTGAGGCATTAGGGATTGACATTAAAATATTATCCTCCTGTCTTGCTGTTAACCCGAAGACCATTCAGCGATGGAGGGATGGGATTGCAGAACCAGGTGAGTCAGCAGTACGCTCCTTAGATAAGTTGGAGATCATATATCAGTTGGCAGCAAGACTACTTGAAAGGGACTCGTGGAAGGCGTGGTTTCTTTCTGCTAATCACACATTGGGAGAAGAATCTCCAATAGATTTATTGAGTCGTGGTGAAGTTGACCAGGTGAGAAATGTACTCGGGATGCTGGAATGGGGAATCTATTCATAATCTATGGTCATAGTCTATGGCATTTAGTCTCAATCTAACAGCCTTATCTTCCCTTGCAACAGTTTCATTTGAAAGGTCTGTCTACAGAGCGGTTGTTGAGAGATTTAAAGATAATGTCCTTTCTACAGAAGGTAACCGGTTTTTCCCAGGCCGTTACCACCTGACAGGAGAAGGGGGTATCCTTTACACCTCGCTTACAAAGGAGATTGCGGTAAAAGAGATAGAACGTCATGCGCCCCGTGCCATGTTACATGCCATGTTACAGAGGAGACTGGCCATTGCTACGATTAATATCAGGCTTGATAAGGTGTTAGACCTTACACAAGCATCCGCTCTCAAGATAATTGGCCTATCAAAAAATGATCTTATCTCATCCGATTATTCAATTACCCAGGCAATCAGCATGATAGCAAGAGAGGCTGGATTCCGGGGGCTTATTGTACCATCAGCAACGAGTGAAGGTGATAATTTGATTATCTTTGAGAATAACCTCGGTAAAGGGTGTTTGATTGAGATTGATGATATCAGTTTAACTGAGTAGCCTGCCTTAACTGCGATATGATATATTAATTTTATGGCACGATTGATTAAAGAGAGGGCAAAGAAGAGCGGGCTTCCGCCGGGGACACTTGTCCATATTGGTGAAAAGAGCGGGAGAGATGTTCACATCACGGTTATTGATTATGATGAGGGGCATCTTCAGGAAGTAGAGATAAAGACTATAGAGCAGTGTTTTCCGTTTAAAGATAAATCCACAGTAACATGGATTAATATAGAGGGACTGCATCAATCGGATATAATACAGAGCCTCGGTGATTGCTTCGGTCTCCATCCCCTTGTAATGGAGGACATCCTGAACACTGACCAGCGTCCCAAGGTGGAGGATTATAAGGACTATTTATACATTGTCCTGAAGATGCTTCATAATGTTAGAGGCACAGAGATTATCACAGAGCAGATCAGCCTGATACTCACCCCGAACTTTGTCATATCTTTTCAGGAGGGCATAGAAGGTGATGTATTTAGTCCTGTCAGGGAAAGGCTCAGGGGCGGCAATGGCCGCATCAGAGGGATGGGAGCTGATTATCTTGCCTACTCGCTGATAGATGCGATAGTAGACAATTATTTTTCAATCCTTGAGGGGGTCGGAGAGAGGATAGAGGACATTGAGGAAGAGGTGGTTACTAATCCGCAGAAAGGCACTGTGCACAGTATTCATGATCTCAAGAGGGAGATGATATTCCTGAGAAAGGCTGTCTGGCCTCTGAGGGAAGTAATAAGCACACTTCAGCGTGGGGATTCACCGCTTATTAAAAATACAACAGCCATCTACCTAAGGGATGTTTATGACCACACCATTCAGGTGATTGATGCCATAGAAACATCACGCGATATGCTCTCCGGTATGCTCGACATATACCTCTCAAGTATAAGCAACCGGATGAATGAGATAATGAAGTTCCTGACAATTATAGGTACGATCTTTATTCCGTTGACGTTTATAGTCGGTATCTACGGAATGAACTTCGAGTTCATGCCTGAGCTGAAATGGCAGTATGGCTACTTTGCAGTCATGGTCTTCATGTTTGCCATAAGCATCATCATGTTATTCTATTTCAAAAAGAAGAAGTGGCTTTAATAACTTTAAGAATATCACAATTGACATCTGACGCAGGTGTTGTTGTATAATGAAGACGTTTTTATACTGATAAAAAAAGGGAGAACAGGATATGCTGAATGAATCAGAAAAGATATGGATGGATGGTAAGCTTGTTAACTGGAAGGATGCCAATATACATGTATTGACCCATACCCTTCATTATGGAGTAGGGGCATTTGAGGGTATCAGGTGTTATAAGACAGAGAACGGGTCTGCGATATTCCGGCTTGATGACCATGTGGAGAGGCTCTTTGCGTCTGCACATATCATGTCATTTAAGATACCTTTCTCAATGCAGGAAATATCAGAGGCCATAAAGGAAGTCGTCAGGGTGAATCGTCTTGAGGCATGTTATATCCGTCCCATAGCGTTCATTGGTTATGGTTCGATGGGGATATATATTGAGGATAATCCAATAAACGTGGCCATAGCGGCATGGAAATGGGGATCCTATCTTGGGGACGAAGGTCTTGAGAAAGGTATCAGGGTTAAAATATCTTCTTTTACAAGGCATCATGTAAATATCTCCATGACAAGGGCAAAAGTTCCCGGTTATTATGTCAATTCCATACTTGCCAAGAAAGAGGTAAAGGCTGCGGGTTATGACGAGGCCGTGCTGCTTGACCCGGATGGTTATGTTGCAGAGTGCAGCGGCGAGAATATATTTGTTGTACGTAAGGGGATTATAAAGACCACGCCATTGACCTCGATATTGGCCGGCATTACGAGGGAATCAATTATCACCATTGCAAGGGATATGGGTATGACTGTGATTGAAGAAAGGTTCACGCGGGATGACCTGTATATTGCAGATGAGGTATTTCTAACCGGTACAGCGGCTGAACTGACACCGGTCAGAGAGGTTGATAACAGGGTAGTAGGAAGCGGTAAACCAGGTCCAATCACAAAAAGGCTTCAGGACACCTTCTTCAATATTGTGCATGGAAAAGAAGAAAGGTACAAAGACTGGCTGGCCTATATATAATATAGTAGTACTCATGTCTTACGCTGAGCTTCAACCGAAAATCCTTATAAAAAGGCACAAAGGCA is a window from the Nitrospirota bacterium genome containing:
- a CDS encoding class I SAM-dependent RNA methyltransferase, with amino-acid sequence MLIPSPSRGGVGWGWGYFRVKKNKILITCAKGITPYLKEEILLLGFPVISETVAGIETEGTLDDTLRLNLLLRTGHRVLFLIREFRAENADDLYRAVSGIAWEDYIASDEYICVTSSVDNPTITTSLFANVKCKDAIVDRIKRKCGKRPDSGPERDRVVVNLYWKDNNCSIYLDTSGEPLSRRSYRKIPLTAPMQETLAAAVIMATGWNGAGHFINPMCGSGTLAIEAAIAGLNRASGILRDNYGFMHLKGFNEHLWNELRTQAKKEARKTMDCRIIASDNRRDAVDAARKNADTAGVGHLIEFSVCDYSETSIPDGSGIVILNPEYGERMGMVEELERVYKGIGDFMKQKCKGYTGYIFTGNPDLAKKVGLKAKRRVPFYNGPIECRLLEYPLYEGSREK
- a CDS encoding SgcJ/EcaC family oxidoreductase, with translation MEEFARLFAEDAEFVNVVGLWWKGREQIKRAHEATHASMFKNSRLTIANIAVRFVKSDVAIARSSWELTGHVGPSGEVLPMRKGILMNLVVRKDDNWEIIDSQNTDIIEGVLAPPQQQS
- a CDS encoding zeta toxin family protein, producing the protein MTVHPHIIVISGPNGAGKSTTAPSLLQGTLGVMEFVNADVIAQGLSAFQPEAAAFHAGRIMLERLHYLAKEKVNFAFETTLAIRAFAYWIEELRKTGYVCHLVFLWLPSPELALARVQERVRIGGHNVPEEIVRRRYYAGMRNFFQLYRPLTESWYFYDNSVAGSPDLIASNTKEDGIYIGNSEIWKQIEEKYNGRRK
- a CDS encoding toxin; this encodes MIIWDEDKNKKLKLERNISFETISEIILGKKYLDILEHPSKNNQLIFIIELNNYIYSVSFVVDAESNIILKTVYPSRKLQKKYKE
- a CDS encoding antitoxin, with protein sequence MADVKLDEYEKDIEENILKYKRASKSKVAKIEQIIKKAGEKRNISLSVNSQDLDQLKLKAEKEGVPYQTLISSILHKFVTDRLVDQNEIIKSIQLLKNQVKC
- a CDS encoding dehydrogenase, with the protein product MNLIISRLRIPVEKDGIDEYLKAASQRLNINEQDIKFVKILNKLLDLSCKDQFYYEISIVVTTPPLFDNKGNLPVYTKEITTGRTSKNIKERPVIAGFGPAGMFAALELIDYGIRPLIFERGKRIEERSIDVQRFIKERVLNPESNIQFGEGGAGSYSDGKLFSRTKNTKHINRVLDTFIKFGAPEEIGYIRKPHLGTDVLCRIVRNIRDHILERGGEIHYSSKVTDILISGDTVSGVVINGEKEYRSSTLYLAVGNSARDSYEMFHKKGIAIEQKPILVGVRIEHPAEIINLIRYGNKYKDFCGIGAAAYSFNYTNRKAGRGVYTFCMCPGGEVINASSENGMLVVNGMSYSNRSSEFSNSALVVTCHTDDYKSTDPLAGIEFQKAIERKAFDAGGGRWQVPAQNLIDFLSGKPSVNLNKNSFKMGAASADMKGILPDFISGPLLNAFKRWKEDYPLFVSDHAILLGAETRTSSPVRIKRTGKYESVNIKNLYPIGEGSGYTGGITSSAADAIRAVEASL
- a CDS encoding DUF2384 domain-containing protein, with the translated sequence MQTKEVVRKRVHVKPRKDAKALKKSSTLKIITHCEALGIDIKILSSCLAVNPKTIQRWRDGIAEPGESAVRSLDKLEIIYQLAARLLERDSWKAWFLSANHTLGEESPIDLLSRGEVDQVRNVLGMLEWGIYS
- a CDS encoding RES family NAD+ phosphorylase; this encodes MAFSLNLTALSSLATVSFERSVYRAVVERFKDNVLSTEGNRFFPGRYHLTGEGGILYTSLTKEIAVKEIERHAPRAMLHAMLQRRLAIATINIRLDKVLDLTQASALKIIGLSKNDLISSDYSITQAISMIAREAGFRGLIVPSATSEGDNLIIFENNLGKGCLIEIDDISLTE
- the corA gene encoding magnesium/cobalt transporter CorA — its product is MARLIKERAKKSGLPPGTLVHIGEKSGRDVHITVIDYDEGHLQEVEIKTIEQCFPFKDKSTVTWINIEGLHQSDIIQSLGDCFGLHPLVMEDILNTDQRPKVEDYKDYLYIVLKMLHNVRGTEIITEQISLILTPNFVISFQEGIEGDVFSPVRERLRGGNGRIRGMGADYLAYSLIDAIVDNYFSILEGVGERIEDIEEEVVTNPQKGTVHSIHDLKREMIFLRKAVWPLREVISTLQRGDSPLIKNTTAIYLRDVYDHTIQVIDAIETSRDMLSGMLDIYLSSISNRMNEIMKFLTIIGTIFIPLTFIVGIYGMNFEFMPELKWQYGYFAVMVFMFAISIIMLFYFKKKKWL
- a CDS encoding branched-chain amino acid transaminase gives rise to the protein MLNESEKIWMDGKLVNWKDANIHVLTHTLHYGVGAFEGIRCYKTENGSAIFRLDDHVERLFASAHIMSFKIPFSMQEISEAIKEVVRVNRLEACYIRPIAFIGYGSMGIYIEDNPINVAIAAWKWGSYLGDEGLEKGIRVKISSFTRHHVNISMTRAKVPGYYVNSILAKKEVKAAGYDEAVLLDPDGYVAECSGENIFVVRKGIIKTTPLTSILAGITRESIITIARDMGMTVIEERFTRDDLYIADEVFLTGTAAELTPVREVDNRVVGSGKPGPITKRLQDTFFNIVHGKEERYKDWLAYI